Proteins encoded within one genomic window of Cyprinus carpio isolate SPL01 chromosome A15, ASM1834038v1, whole genome shotgun sequence:
- the LOC109066086 gene encoding ragulator complex protein LAMTOR1-like — MGCCFSSDSETSQQNEEVKPLIPDPNLNKIPTNGSDRNADSLPSSRTDEQALLTTILQRTALNIIDVSAVDSQGMEQHEYMDRARQYSTKLEVLSRTLSQKKPVPLPSLSSQPHQVLAADLVSYADVQQVSKIAAYAYSAISQIKVDAKEELVVQFAIP, encoded by the exons ATGGGGTGCTGTTTCAGCAGCGATAGTGAAACGTCGCAGCAG AATGAAGAGGTGAAGCCGTTGATTCCTGACCCAAACTTAAACAAAATACCCACTAATGGCTCGGATCGAAACGCAGACAGCCTGCCGTCCAGCCGCACAGATGAGCAGGCCCTGCTCACGACCATCCTGCAGCGGACCGCTCT GAACATAATTGACGTCTCGGCTGTTGATTCCCAAGGGATGGAGCAACACGAATACATGGACAGAGCCAGACAGTACAG CACCAAGCTGGAGGTGTTGAGCAGAACGCTGTCTCAGAAGAAGCCCGTTCCTCTCCCGTCACTGAGCAGCCAACCTCACCAGGTGCTCGCCGCTGACCTGGTCTCCTACGCAGATGTACAGCAG GTGTCTAAGATTGCTGCGTACGCCTACAGCGCCATCTCACAAATCAAAGTAGATGCCAAGGAAGAGCTGGTGGTGCAGTTTGCTATACCATGA
- the LOC109113465 gene encoding ragulator complex protein LAMTOR1-like has product MGCCFSTGSNQDGSKKPLIPDPNLDRNPTNGSDRNTDSLPSSCTDEQTLHKDILQRTALDIIDVSAVISQGLEQHEYMDRARQYSTKLGVLNRTLSQKKPVPLPSLSSQPQQVLAADLVSYADVQQVSKIAAYAYSAISQIKVDANEELVVQFAIP; this is encoded by the exons ATGGGGTGCTGTTTCAGCACCGGGAGCAACCAG GACGGCTCAAAGAAGCCATTGATTCCTGACCCAAACTTAGACAGAAATCCCACCAATGGCTCGGATCGAAACACAGACAGCCTGCCGTCCAGCTGCACAGATGAACAGACCCTGCACAAGGACATCCTGCAGCGGACCGCTCT GGACATAATTGACGTGTCGGCTGTTATTTCTCAAGGCCTGGAACAACATGAATACATGGACAGAGCCAGACAGTACAG CACCAAGCTGGGGGTGTTGAACAGAACGCTGTCTCAGAAGAAGCCCGTTCCTCTCCCGTCACTGAGCAGCCAACCTCAACAGGTGCTCGCCGCTGACCTGGTCTCCTACGCAGATGTACAGCAG GTGTCTAAGATTGCTGCGTACGCCTACAGCGCCATCTCACAAATCAAAGTAGATGCCAATGAAGAGCTGGTGGTGCAGTTTGCTATaccatga
- the LOC109066087 gene encoding leucine-rich repeat-containing protein 51-like, producing the protein MSGGRNMFGSPVDFSFRELNTVSDMLSDEPNPGTRPLKRDSEQKILSATLRLNNNFLSDLTGLMDMLSALYAEPTRLAWLDLSFNEFQHIHPVRTLPAQDMLFLYVCGKCFCVLWEVDKLAALPFLHTITLHGNPIVTEREYRAHLIGTLPHVKMIDFSAVTKQERELTSVWQRSRNPLKTMIHSKVD; encoded by the exons ATG TCTGGAGGTCGGAACATGTTTGGATCTCCGGTGGACTTTTCATTTAGGGAGCTCAACACAGTTTCAG ACATGCTCTCTGATGAACCTAATCCAGGCACGCGTCCGCTGAAGCGTGACTCAGAGCAGAAGATCCTCAGCGCAACGCTCAGACTCAACAACAACTTCCTCTCTGACTTGACGGGACTGATGGACATGCTCTCTGCTCTTTACGCTGAGCCCACGCGCCTGGCCTGGCTCGACCTCTCCTTCAACGAGTTTCAACACATCCACCCAGTACGCACTTTACCAGCTCA agatatgctttttttgtatgtgtgtggaaagtgtttttgtgttttgtgggaAGTGGATAAACTTGCTGCGTTGCCATTTCTCCACACCATCACTCTGCACGGCAACCCCATAGTGACCGAGCGCGAGTACAG GGCGCATTTGATCGGCACCCTTCCTCATGTGAAGATGATTGATTTCAGCGCTGTGACCAAACAGGAACGGGAGCTGACTTCAGTTTGGCAGAGGAGCAGAAACCCACTCAAAACCATGATTCACAGCAAAGTGGACTGA
- the LOC109066081 gene encoding nuclear mitotic apparatus protein 1-like: MKFNMNKAGPLLAWINTVFPEKHLSEFVPMRDGFALLKICFKLRGMENTEDFKTLSLCKKVEIIFNVLRDDFQLTKRQSSLILQKISAGTDLELQLAKVALLLCYCTFKKGILLHMDSNIESEITSMFRFVKDDADGLSLDEGLDQFLDQNSVMNVANSSSMSSGSSLLNTDDESPIVSRFQRPPRVQFQELCTVASSSDRSPVQDVMSTPHFQLKKLRKELAHEGDVRDELEKELADQISIISEKEGLISQLQHRVERMLREQGELEKDHKAALLELQEKNESLLHRVHEVLKQCQDLKTDNSQKERKIDELTEENGTLTAQVRNAFAQLARADEEVAKLTLAHELAQTEWKSRKEFLEKELNEAVTHRDCLSEQVQILQGKISVLEDELQKAKSQEKGEVLGPILEWEKLKQELADLTLKLAQLQDTIFHLEKEKAEVEALLAEERGSFEKETKRLQMVVFDLEQSINSIRLERETLQEALWTQKEMLTAQISALESDVSRLQQVEVQLVAEIKISADLRQQREELEGKVASLDKMVNALHTEIQGLEVERASQQDALNALIIDLQSARATIQEYEKKLEEHQKVVQENESLKKEACTLQQELDEHLQSIGNLQEQIYILRQEKTEEENKVSQALAKIESLRTQILDLSEQISLKDEEIRNLRNEYDSVDHELKLVKEQNIEINEMIKSNRKEHEDTVKKLQQELDSASSIASEKQEEMLVLSAEVTSLKEQICHYSENEVQKQQELSFLEAQHNVLKENMTSIQNQLAEVTATASQKESELHLLQQELCHQETLREKAQELEKARREELERTVSELQATILEVTSLVSQREACLSSLRDEMKDQQLRAKQCEDDLRNELKEKTGNLQELLDTANRDAADKDHLLQSLNQKLKQIELLCQQKEKDVGEMHQAKEDLEKRITEQKQQLDECQQNLEMLRKERDHLSTQVSSLQEEICRSQQEVSVLQADHNVLKENLAALQNQLVEVTTTVSQKESMLLLLQQELSCQVSLREKALELETIKREEFEKKVSELQAKILEVSTLASQREAQVISLQNEMKDQQSLAKQSEEDLRRELEEKVCTLQGELDMVNRCAADKEKLLGSKLKEMEGLFLQKEKDFLETHQAKEELEKRIVELHVEKQELSECLQNQEILRKERDHLSTEVSCLKEEICGYQDTEVQKQQEISVLEAERNTFRENMDALEKKLLEETTEASQKQSELVLLKDKLHQLESLREKAQELETAKREELERMVSELQVKILEVSTLASEREACVNSLQDQLTDQLKAKQSEDDLRRLLKEKVETLQGQLETADRDISDKDRVLQTLDQKLKQMDLLCQQREKDVHDMHQVKDNLEKKIGELVFEKQQLLECQQNLEMVRKERDILSTEINSLKDEIQNYRETEVQKQQEISFLEAEHNTLKDNLAALKTQVVELKTTASQKESELLLLQKEVCDKENLKEKAQELEKDVSELQAKILEVSTLASERAAQISSLKDEINDQQLRAKQSEDDLRRVLEENIETLQKQLETTRGDITDKDHLLESLDQKLTQMKLNCQQKEKDVLEIQHSKEDLEKRIGELLVEKQQKLEEYQQNLETVRKERDHLSTEVTSLKDEIRNDQEEKGQKQQEISVLEAEHNTLKENLAALKIQVVELTTSASQKESEVQLLKKEVCEKENLRERARELEKDVSELQAKILEVSSLASEREAQISSLKDEISDQQLRAKQSEDDLHRGLEEKIETLQGQLETASRDISDKDRVLQTLDQKLRKMELLCQQKEKDVLEMHQVKEDLEKRIVEINVDKRQLDGYKQNLEMLRQEKDHMSSLNQTLQRECDASQKIRTELELMVKEQNGSILALKKASQKCDEQNQELLEQLKTKSEAIEHYKAQVEKAKNHYNGKKQLLVESQELNKTLEHSLEASKREVKALETELTLARMELDQASTKEKNLVAKVKSLEAQVDFADRQLREQKMMTDDKENMRHRESLYIRVPEKQQDTSIDSLEFELNDSLNANSRSAVPGESSTPLVRSSERLAAKRRALGAESLETLYFTPLGQQGNMRKGYHNDAFEHKLESSITSIGDLVVDSAKKLTASARRRRTTQVINITMAKTSGRAEDEESFSSLHSARSQPNLAVQHSRPFSMDLSEESAAALSKADPLQSLPGYRRSAVHNVNPPRATSTFCIGSENEPEHASDDWMRIAELQARNKACLPHLKSSYPLESRPSLGPSFAITDEDLRMGDPDETIRRASMMPAQILESLNSRRFSLAPSSSQSSANSQPQRATMLPGQIRSSTAAHRAAQLTKTSSRASENKRSPLAPKRPGSQLQGPDTPEAKKLASCFPRPMTPKARFGNSQNRPPKSPADRRQSLMFTVVNTPKNSGRGDSRLQRGLNKLRNSARKSPAVASRAQRSAKSPLTPTPTK, from the exons ATGAAGTTTAATATGAACAAGGCGGGACCGCTTTTGGCATGG ATAAACACCGTGTTTCCAGAGAAGCACCTCTCGGAGTTCGTTCCCATGAGAGATGGGTTTGCACTCCTGAAGATCTGCTTCAAACT AAGGGGGATGGAGAACACTGAGGATTTTAAGACTTTATCCCTCTGTAAGAAAGTGGAAATCATCTTCAATGTTTTGCGGG ATGACTTTCAGCTCACCAAAAGACAAAGTTCCCTCATCTTACAGAAGATCAGTGCAGGGACTGACCTGGAGCTTCAGCTGGCCAAG GTGGCGCTTCTGCTTTGTTACTGCACTTTTAAAAAGGGCATCCTGCTCCACATGGATTCGAATATAGAG TCGGAAATTACATCCATGTTTCGTTTTGTAAAAGATGATGCTGATGGTCTGTCGTTGGACGAAGGCCTAGATCAGTTTCTAGACCAAAACT CTGTTATGAACGTTGCGAACTCCAGCAGTATGAGCAGTGGCAGCTCTCTGTTAAATACAGACGACGAGTCTCCGATCGTCAGCCGCTTTCAACGGCCTCCTAGAGTTCAGTTTCAAGAGCTTTGCACAGTGGCTTCCAGCTCGGACCG CTCTCCAGTGCAGGACGTAATGAGCACCCCACATTTCCAGTTGAAGAAACTCCGGAAAGAATTGGCACATGAGGGAGACGTGAGAGACGAGCTGGAGAAAGAACTGGCCGATCAGATCAGCATCATCTCAGAGAAAG AGGGTCTGATTTCGCAGTTACAGCACAGGGTTGAGCGAATGCTGCGGGAACAAGGCGAGCTGGAGAAAGACCATAAAGCTGCACTGCTGGAGCTCCAGGAGAAGAACGAGAG tCTTCTCCACAGAGTGCATGAGGTTCTAAAGCAATGCCAAGACTTAAAAACAGACAACTcccaaaaagagagaaagattgaTGAACTGACAGAGGAGAATGGAACGCTTACTGCACAG GTGCGAAACGCCTTCGCTCAGCTTGCGAGAGCCGACGAGGAAGTTGCCAAACTCACGCTGGCTCACGAATTGGCACAAACTGAGTGGAAGAGCAGAAAAGAGTTTCTGGAGAAGGAGTTAAATGAGGCTGTCACACACagg GATTGTCTGAGTGAGCAGGTTCAGATCCTTCAGGGAAAGATCTCGGTTCTGGAGGATGAACTCCAGAAAGCTAAATCTCAAGAGAAGGGAGAGGTTTTGGGGCCCATCTTGGAG TGGGAGAAGCTTAAACAGGAGTTGGCAGATCTGACTCTTAAACTCGCCCAGCTTCAGGACACTATTTTCCATCTTGAGAAGGAGAAGGCAGAAGTTGAGGCTTTGCTGGCTGAGGAGAGAGGCTCTTTTGAAAAGGAAACCAAAAGACTCCAAATGGTGGTGTTCGATCTGGAGCAGTCCATCAATAGCATCCGTTTAGAGAGAGAAACACTGCAGGAGGCTTTATGGACACAGAAGGAAATGCTTACCGCACAGATATCAGCTCTGGAAAGTGACGTTTCTCGCCTGCAACAGGTGGAAGTGCAGTTGGTGGCAGAGATCAAAATCTCTGCTGACCTTCGCCAACAGAGAGAGGAACTGGAGGGGAAGGTAGCCTCTTTAGATAAGATGGTTAATGCTCTTCACACTGAGATCCAGGGTTTAGAAGTGGAGAGAGCATCACAGCAGGATGCACTGAATGCCCTTATCATTGACTTGCAAAGCGCCAGAGCCACCATTCAGGAATATGAGAAGAAGCTGGAAGAGCATCAAAAAGTTGTACAAGAGAATGAATCCCTGAAAAAGGAGGCATGCACATTGCAGCAGGAGCTTGATGAGCATCTGCAATCCATTGGAAACCTCCAGGAGCAAATATATATTCTCAGACAGGAGAAAACGGAGGAGGAGAATAAGGTTAGTCAGGCTTTGGCCAAAATCGAAAGCCTCCGAACACAAATTCTGGATCTGTCCGAACAGATTTCCCTAAAAGATGAAGAAATCAGAAATCTGAGGAACGAGTATGACTCTGTAGACCACGAATTAAAGCTTGTGAAggaacaaaatattgaaataaacgAAATGATCAAATCAAATCGAAAAGAGCATGAGGACACTGTTAAGAAACTTCAGCAAGAACTTGACTCTGCTTCTTCAATTGCTtcagaaaaacaagaagaaatgctGGTTCTGTCAGCAGAGGTAACATCTCTTAAAGAACAGATCTGCCATTACAGTGAAAATGAAGTGCAGAAACAACAAGAGTTGTCTTTTTTAGAGGCACAACACAACGTGTTAAAGGAAAACATGACTTCTATTCAGAACCAGTTGGCCGAGGTGACAGCTACAGCTTCACAGAAGGAATCTGAGCTCCACTTGCTTCAGCAGGAGCTTTGCCATCAAGAAACCCTGAGAGAAAAAGCTCAGGAGCTTGAGAAAGCCAGACGTGAGGAGCTTGAGAGGACTGTGAGTGAACTTCAGGCCACAATCCTAGAGGTCACCTCTCTTGTCTCACAGAGAGAAGCTTGCCTAAGTTCTCTTCGAGATGAGATGAAGGATCAACAATTGAGGGCCAAACAGTGTGAAGATGATCTACGCAATGAGCTGAAGGAGAAGACTGGAAATCTGCAGGAACTTCTAGACACTGCCAATCGTGATGCTGCAGACAAAGACCATCTTCTGCAGTCTTTGAATCAGAAGCTGAAGCAGATTGAATTGCTGTGCCAACAAAAAGAGAAAGATGTCGGTGAGATGCATCAAGCAAAGGAAGACCTGGAAAAGAGGATTACTGAGCAAAAACAACAACTGGATGAGTGCCAGCAGAATCTAGAAATGCTGAGAAAAGAAAGAGACCATCTCTCCACTCAAGTATCATCTCTCCAAGAGGAAATCTGCCGTTCCCAGCAAGAAGTGTCTGTGTTACAGGCTGACCATAACGTTTTGAAGGAAAATCTGGCTGCTCTTCAGAACCAGTTGGTGGAGGTGACAACCACAGTTTCCCAAAAGGAATCTATGCTCCTCTTGCTTCAACAAGAGCTTTCCTGTCAAGTGAGTCTGAGAGAAAAAGCTCTGGAGCTTGAGACAATCAAACGTGAAGAGTTTGAGAAAAAAGTGAGTGAGCTTCAGGCCAAAATTCTAGAGGTCTCCACTCTCGCCTCTCAGAGAGAGGCTCAAGTAATTTCCCTTCAAAATGAGATGAAGGATCAACAGTCGCTTGCCAAACAATCTGAAGAAGATCTTCGCAGAGAGCTGGAAGAGAAGGTTTGCACCCTACAAGGAGAACTAGATATGGTCAATCGTTGTGCTGCAGATAAAGAAAAACTGCTGGGCTCAAAGCTCAAAGAGATGGAAGGGCTTTTCCTTCAAAAAGAGAAAGATTTCCTTGAAACGCATCAGGCAAAGGAGGAGCTGGAGAAGAGGATTGTTGAACTTCATGTTGAGAAGCAAGAGCTTTCCGAGTGCCTGCAGAATCAGGAAATATTGAGGAAGGAAAGAGACCACTTGTCAACTGAAGTATCCTGTCTTAAAGAGGAAATTTGTGGCTACCAGGACACTGAAGTGCAGAAGCAACAGGAGATATCCGTTTTAGAGGCTGAACGCAACACATTTAGGGAGAACATGGATGCCCTTGAGAAGAAGTTGTTGGAGGAAACAACTGAAGCTTCACAGAAGCAATCTGAACTTGTCTTGCTTAAAGACAAGCTTCACCAACTAGAGAGCCTTAGAGAAAAGGCTCAGGAGCTTGAGACTGCCAAGCGTGAGGAACTTGAGAGAATGGTTAGTGAACTTCAAGTTAAAATCCTAGAGGTCTCCACACTAGCCTCTGAGAGGGAGGCTTGTGTTAATTCTCTTCAAGATCAGTTGACGGATCAGTTGAAGGCTaaacagtctgaagatgatctccGTAGATTGCTGAAAGAAAAGGTTGAAACCCTTCAGGGACAGTTGGAAACTGCCGATCGAGACATCTCAGACAAAGACAGAGTTCTGCAGACTTTGGATCAGAAGCTGAAGCAGATGGATCTGCTGTGCCAGCAAAGGGAGAAAGATGTCCATGATATGCATCAGGTAAAGGACAACTTAGAGAAGAAGATTGGTGAGCTTGTTTTTGAGAAACAACAGCTGCTGGAGTGCCAGCAGAATTTGGAAATGGTGAGAAAGGAAAGAGACATTCTGTCAACTGAAATAAACTCTCTCAAAgatgaaatccaaaattacagagAAACTGAAGTGCAGAAGCAACAGGAGATTTCTTTTTTAGAGGCTGAGCACAACACATTAAAAGACAACTTGGCTGCTCTTAAGACGCAAGTGGTGGAGTTGAAAACTACAGCTTCTCAGAAGGAATCTGAGCTTCTGTTGCTTCAAAAGGAGGTTTGCGATAAAGAGAACCTTAAAGAAAAGGCTCAGGAGCTTGAGAAAGATGTAAGTGAACTTCAGGCTAAAATCCTAGAGGTCTCTACTCTTGCTTCTGAGAGGGCAGCTCAAATAAGTTCTCTTAAAGATGAAATAAATGATCAGCAGTTAAGGGCTAAACAGTCTGAGGATGATCTCCGCAGAGTGCTGGAAGAGAATATTGAAACCCTACAGAAGCAACTAGAAACTACCAGAGGCGACATCACAGACAAAGATCATCTTTTGGAGTCCTTGGATCAGAAGCTGACGCAGATGAAACTGAATTGCCAGCAAAAGGAGAAAGATGTCCTTGAGATCCAACACTCAAAGGAAGACCTGGAGAAGAGGATTGGTGAGCTTCTTGTtgagaaacaacaaaaactggAGGAGTACCAGCAGAATTTGGAAACAGTGAGAAAGGAAAGGGACCACCTATCAACTGAAGTAACCTCTCTCAAAGATGAAATCCGAAATGACCAGGAAGAAAAAGGGCAGAAGCAACAGGAGATTTCAGTTTTAGAGGCTGAACACAACACATTAAAGGAGAACCTGGCTGCTCTTAAGATACAAGTGGTGGAGTTGACGACTTCAGCTTCTCAAAAGGAATCTGAGGTTCAGTTGCTTAAAAAGGAGGTTTGTGAAAAAGAGAACCTTAGAGAAAGGGCTCGGGAGCTTGAGAAAGATGTCAGTGAACTTCAGGCTAAAATCTTAGAGGTCTCTTCTCTTGCTTCTGAGAGGGAAGCTCAAATAAGTTCTCTTAAAGATGAAATAAGTGATCAGCAGTTAAGGGCCaaacagtctgaagatgatctccATAGGGGGTTGGAAGAAAAGATTGAAACCCTTCAGGGACAATTGGAAACTGCCAGTCGTGACATCTCAGACAAAGACAGAGTTCTGCAGACTTTGGATCAGAAGCTGAGGAAGATGGAACTGCTGTGCCAACAAAAGGAGAAAGATGTCCTTGAGATGCATCAGGTAAAAGAGGACCTGGAGAAGAGGATTGTTGAGATTAATGTCGACAAACGTCAACTTGATGGGTACAAGCAGAATTTGGAGATGCTGAGGCAAGAAAAGGATCACATGAGTTCTCTCAACCAGACTCTCCAGAGGGAGTGTGATGCCTCCCAGAAGATTCGAACTGAGCTGGAGTTGATGGTAAAGGAGCAAAATGGTTCCATCCTTGCTCTTAAAAAGGCTTCTCAAAAGTGTGATGAGCAGAATCAGGAACTCCTGGAGCAGCTGAAGACTAAGTCAGAAGCAATAGAGCACTACAAAGCACAG GTGGAGAAGGCCAAGAATCACTACAATGGTAAAAAGCAGCTGCTGGTGGAATCTCAGGAGCTCAACAAAACTCTTGAGCACTCGTTGGAGGCCAGCAAGAGGGAAGTCAAAGCTCTGGAGACAGAACTGACATTGGCTCGCATGGAACTAGACCAGGCGAGCACCAAGGAGAAGAACCTTGTGGCCAAAGTGAAAAGCTTGGAGGCACAA GTGGACTTTGCTGACAGGCAGCTGCGAGAGCAGAAGATGATGACGGATGACAAAGAGAACATGAGACACAGAGAAAGTCTGTACATCAGAGTCCCAGAGAAACAGCAGGACACAAGTATAGACAGTCTGGAGTTTGAGCTGAACGATTCACTCAATGCTAACAG TCGTTCTGCAGTACCGGGTGAGTCCAGCACTCCACTGGTTCGTAGCTCTGAGCGCTTGGCCGCTAAACGTCGTGCCTTGGGGGCCGAATCCCTGGAGACTCTCTACTTCACGCCTTTGGGTCAACAAGGCAACATGCGTAAAGGGTACCACAATGATGCCTTTGAACACAAACTAGAGTCCAGCATTACTTCCATTGGCGATCTTGTGGTTGACTCTGCAAAGAAGTTGACCGCTTCGGCTCGAAGGCGACGTACTACGCAAGTTATCAACATCACCATGGCTAAG ACATCAGGAAGGGCTGAAGACGAGGAGTCATTTTCTAGTCTGCACTCTGCGCGGTCTCAGCCCAACTTGGCAGTTCAGCATTCGCGGCCGTTCTCCATGGACCTCTCGGAGGAAAGTGCTGCAGCTTTATCAAAAGCAGACCCCCTTCAGAGTCTGCCTGGATACCGCAGAAGTGCCGTGCATAACGTTAACCCACCAAGAG cCACCAGTACGTTCTGTATTGGATCAGAGAATGAACCGGAACATGCTTCTGATGACTGGATGCGCATCGCAGAATTGCAGGCGCGAAACAAAGCCTGTCTGCCCCACCTGAAGAGCAGCTACCCGCTGGAGTCCAGG CCCAGCCTGGGTCCCTCGTTCGCCATAACAGACGAGGACCTGCGAATGGGAGACCCGGATGAGACGATCCGACGTGCGTCCATGATGCCAGCTCAGATCCTGGAGTCCCTGAACTCTCGCCGCTTCTCTCTTGCACCGAGTTCGAGCCAGAGCTCCGCGAACTCCCAGCCTCAGCGCGCCACCATGTTGCCGGGTCAGATCCGGTCCAGCACTGCTGCTCACCGGGCCGCTCAGCTCACAAAAACAAGCTCACGTGCTTCAGAAAATAAGCGCAGCCCGTTGGCTCCCAAACGCCCTGGATCCCAACTACAAGGTCCAGACACGCCTGAG GCAAAGAAGCTGGCAAGTTGCTTCCCACGACCAATGACACCTAAAG